One window of Curtobacterium sp. 458 genomic DNA carries:
- a CDS encoding mannitol-1-phosphate 5-dehydrogenase, giving the protein MSERTAVHFGAGNIGRGFVGLLLHEAGYEVVFADVAAPLIDALAAADSYTVHEVGADAKDHEVTGFRALNSAQDEPGVVAEVAAADVVTCAVGPNVLKFIAPVIAAGLQQRDAGAPPLAVMACENAINATDRLREFIVEALPAESRDQALAKAVFANTAVDRIVPAQPEGAGLDVTVETYFEWAIDRTPFNGSEPEIPGAHYVDGLAASIERKLFTVNTGHATVAYHGYLAGADKIADAISIPAVRSELESVLAETSDLLVRRHELDPEVHRAYVEAIIARFENPHLPDTVTRVGRQPLRKLSRDERFVSPAAALAEDGTEPTALLDAMGAALRFDVADDEQSVQLQELLRSDKADGEVVSEITGLDEQHPLHAAFADRVRQARA; this is encoded by the coding sequence GTGAGCGAGCGCACCGCCGTCCACTTCGGCGCCGGCAACATCGGCCGCGGCTTCGTCGGCCTGCTCCTGCACGAGGCCGGCTACGAGGTCGTCTTCGCCGACGTCGCCGCACCGCTCATCGACGCCCTCGCCGCCGCCGACTCGTACACCGTGCACGAGGTCGGTGCCGACGCGAAGGACCACGAGGTCACCGGGTTCCGCGCACTGAACAGCGCGCAGGACGAGCCGGGCGTCGTCGCCGAGGTCGCCGCCGCAGACGTCGTCACCTGCGCCGTCGGCCCGAACGTGCTGAAGTTCATCGCGCCGGTGATCGCCGCGGGACTGCAGCAGCGCGACGCGGGTGCGCCGCCGCTCGCCGTGATGGCGTGCGAGAACGCGATCAACGCCACCGACCGCCTCCGCGAGTTCATCGTCGAGGCGCTGCCCGCCGAGTCCCGCGACCAGGCCCTCGCCAAGGCCGTCTTCGCGAACACGGCCGTCGACCGCATCGTCCCCGCACAGCCCGAGGGCGCCGGACTCGACGTCACGGTGGAGACCTACTTCGAGTGGGCCATCGACCGCACGCCGTTCAACGGGTCCGAGCCGGAGATCCCCGGTGCGCACTACGTCGACGGGCTCGCCGCGTCGATCGAGCGCAAGCTCTTCACGGTCAACACCGGCCACGCGACGGTCGCCTACCACGGGTACCTCGCCGGTGCGGACAAGATCGCCGACGCCATCTCGATCCCGGCGGTGCGGTCCGAGCTCGAGTCCGTCCTCGCCGAGACGAGCGACCTGCTCGTCCGTCGCCACGAGCTCGACCCCGAGGTGCACCGCGCCTACGTCGAGGCGATCATCGCCCGGTTCGAGAACCCGCACCTGCCCGACACGGTCACCCGGGTCGGCCGGCAGCCGCTCCGCAAGCTCTCCCGTGACGAGCGGTTCGTCTCGCCGGCCGCGGCCCTCGCCGAGGACGGCACCGAACCGACCGCGCTGCTCGACGCGATGGGTGCGGCACTCCGTTTCGACGTCGCGGACGACGAGCAGAGCGTCCAGCTCCAGGAGCTGCTGCGGTCCGACAAGGCGGACGGCGAGGTCGTCTCGGAGATCACCGGGCTCGACGAGCAGCACCCGCTGCACGCCGCGTTCGCGGACCGGGTGCGTCAGGCGCGCGCCTGA
- a CDS encoding PTS mannitol transporter subunit IICB, producing the protein MTTSSVAAPDAPAKSRGGARVAVQKFGTFLSGMVMPNIAIFIAWGIITAFFIETGWTPVGILGGFGETNGVANPGVVGPILTYLIPLAIAIQGGRMVYETRGAVVGSIFAMGVILGANGTVMILGAMICGPLGAYIIKQVDKIWDGKIRPGFEMLVNNYAAGILGFVLAMIGFFWLAPIFKAIANGLGAAVEFLINNSLLPLASVIIEPAKVFFLNNAINHGVLDQLGAAQVKESGKSILFLLEANPGPGLGILLAFTFFGVGIARSTAPGAIIIQFLGGIHEIYFPYVLQKPVLFIAVILGGATGVATNVAFQSGLVAPASPGSIFAVIGSTAKDSFVGVILSVILSAAVSFAVASFFLLATRKRDLANGGGDMSAAMAKLQANKGRDVNAATSGLLGNNAPANEEEAEASLGGVGSASTATATRVENVVFACDAGMGSSAMGASVLRNKVKKAGIEGVTVVNKAIANLDGTEDLIITQEELTDRARQKNPGAQHVSVGNFMNAPQYDEVVEQLKNQ; encoded by the coding sequence ATGACAACGTCGTCCGTTGCAGCGCCCGACGCTCCCGCGAAGTCGCGGGGCGGCGCACGCGTCGCCGTGCAGAAGTTCGGCACCTTCCTCTCCGGCATGGTCATGCCCAACATCGCGATCTTCATCGCGTGGGGCATCATCACGGCGTTCTTCATCGAGACCGGTTGGACGCCCGTCGGCATCCTCGGCGGCTTCGGTGAGACGAACGGCGTCGCCAACCCCGGCGTCGTCGGGCCGATCCTGACCTACCTCATCCCGCTCGCGATCGCGATCCAGGGCGGTCGCATGGTCTACGAGACCCGCGGTGCCGTCGTCGGCTCGATCTTCGCGATGGGCGTCATCCTCGGGGCCAACGGCACCGTGATGATCCTCGGCGCGATGATCTGCGGCCCGCTCGGCGCGTACATCATCAAGCAGGTCGACAAGATCTGGGACGGCAAGATCCGCCCGGGCTTCGAGATGCTCGTCAACAACTACGCGGCAGGCATCCTCGGGTTCGTGCTCGCCATGATCGGGTTCTTCTGGCTCGCCCCGATCTTCAAGGCCATCGCGAACGGCCTCGGCGCAGCGGTCGAGTTCCTCATCAACAACTCGCTGCTCCCGCTCGCCAGCGTGATCATCGAGCCCGCCAAGGTGTTCTTCCTCAACAACGCCATCAACCACGGCGTGCTCGACCAGCTCGGCGCGGCGCAGGTGAAGGAGTCGGGCAAGAGCATCCTGTTCCTGCTCGAGGCCAACCCGGGCCCGGGTCTCGGCATCCTGCTCGCCTTCACCTTCTTCGGTGTCGGCATCGCTCGCTCGACCGCTCCCGGCGCGATCATCATCCAGTTCCTCGGCGGCATCCACGAGATCTACTTCCCGTACGTGCTGCAGAAGCCGGTGCTCTTCATCGCCGTCATCCTCGGTGGCGCGACCGGTGTCGCCACCAACGTCGCGTTCCAGTCCGGCCTCGTCGCCCCGGCCTCGCCCGGATCGATCTTCGCCGTGATCGGATCGACCGCGAAGGACAGCTTCGTCGGCGTCATCCTGTCGGTCATCCTGTCGGCAGCCGTGTCGTTCGCCGTGGCGTCGTTCTTCCTCCTCGCCACCCGCAAGCGTGACCTCGCGAACGGCGGCGGCGACATGAGCGCTGCGATGGCGAAGCTCCAGGCCAACAAGGGCCGCGACGTCAACGCCGCGACCTCGGGTCTGCTCGGGAACAACGCCCCGGCCAACGAGGAAGAGGCCGAGGCCTCGCTCGGCGGCGTCGGTTCGGCGTCGACCGCCACGGCCACCCGCGTCGAGAACGTCGTGTTCGCCTGCGACGCCGGCATGGGCTCCAGCGCGATGGGCGCCAGCGTCCTCCGCAACAAGGTGAAGAAGGCGGGGATCGAGGGCGTCACGGTCGTCAACAAGGCGATCGCGAACCTCGACGGTACCGAGGACCTCATCATCACGCAGGAGGAGCTCACCGACCGTGCTCGGCAGAAGAACCCGGGGGCGCAGCACGTGTCCGTCGGCAACTTCATGAACGCGCCGCAGTACGACGAGGTCGTCGAACAGCTCAAGAACCAGTAA
- the ptsP gene encoding phosphoenolpyruvate--protein phosphotransferase: MPELLGTGVGRGVAHGPVLRMADPLGAPSQDALAGSADDAKQAVAGALAAVAEDLNKRGQLAGGDAQAVLEAQALMAQDPTLLDDVHARIDGGTNAERAVFEAFGQFRDLLVQMGGYMGERAADLDDVAQRIIAKLRGVPAPGVPESDTPFVLVARDLAPADTALLDLEKVLALVTRDGGPTSHTAILARAKGITAIVGVTGADQLVDGTEVVVDAAAGTVVTDPSAELVAEVEQRIADRLAAAEAPLTAGALADGHTVPLLANLGSPADAAGAVALGAEGVGLFRTEFLFLDSPKAPTVAEQQESYRRLLEAFPGKKVVVRALDAGADKPLPFLTDKDEENPALGRRGLRALRNHEEVLRDQLTALAQADAETEADLWVMAPMVADAEETEYFVALARELGIRTAGVMAEVPSLALMAEQVFTSADFVSIGTNDLTQYTMAADRMLGTVASYQDPWHPAVLRLVAQLGSAGADAGKAVGICGEAAADPLLAVVLVGLGATTLSMTPAALADVRAELGKHTLDQAREMAKAALAASTAAAAKSAAAAAHAV; the protein is encoded by the coding sequence ATGCCCGAACTGCTCGGCACCGGCGTCGGCCGTGGCGTCGCCCACGGACCGGTCCTCCGGATGGCAGACCCGCTCGGCGCCCCGTCGCAGGACGCGCTGGCCGGTTCGGCGGACGACGCGAAGCAGGCCGTGGCCGGCGCGCTCGCCGCGGTGGCCGAGGACCTCAACAAGCGCGGACAGCTCGCCGGCGGCGACGCCCAGGCCGTGCTCGAGGCCCAGGCGCTCATGGCGCAGGACCCGACGCTCCTCGACGACGTGCACGCCCGCATCGACGGCGGCACGAACGCCGAGCGTGCGGTGTTCGAGGCGTTCGGCCAGTTCCGCGACCTCCTCGTCCAGATGGGCGGGTACATGGGGGAGCGCGCAGCCGACCTCGACGACGTCGCCCAGCGCATCATCGCCAAGCTCCGCGGCGTCCCGGCACCCGGGGTCCCCGAGTCGGACACCCCCTTCGTGCTCGTCGCCCGCGACCTCGCGCCGGCCGACACCGCACTCCTCGACCTCGAGAAGGTGCTCGCCCTCGTCACGCGCGACGGCGGCCCGACCTCGCACACCGCGATCCTCGCCCGCGCGAAGGGCATCACCGCGATCGTCGGTGTGACCGGGGCGGACCAGCTCGTCGACGGCACCGAGGTCGTCGTCGACGCGGCCGCGGGCACGGTCGTCACCGACCCGTCCGCCGAACTCGTCGCCGAGGTCGAGCAGCGCATCGCCGACCGGCTCGCCGCCGCCGAGGCCCCCCTCACCGCCGGTGCCCTGGCCGACGGCCACACCGTGCCCCTGCTCGCGAACCTCGGCAGCCCCGCCGACGCCGCGGGTGCCGTCGCTCTCGGTGCGGAGGGCGTGGGGCTCTTCCGCACCGAGTTCCTCTTCCTCGACTCGCCGAAGGCCCCCACCGTGGCCGAGCAGCAGGAGTCCTACCGACGTCTGCTCGAGGCGTTCCCGGGGAAGAAGGTCGTCGTCCGCGCGCTCGACGCCGGTGCCGACAAGCCCCTGCCGTTCCTCACCGACAAGGACGAGGAGAACCCGGCGCTCGGTCGCCGTGGTCTCCGGGCCCTCCGGAACCACGAGGAGGTCCTGCGCGACCAGCTCACCGCCCTCGCGCAGGCCGACGCCGAGACCGAGGCCGACCTCTGGGTCATGGCCCCGATGGTCGCCGACGCCGAGGAGACCGAGTACTTCGTCGCCCTCGCCCGCGAACTCGGCATCCGGACCGCCGGCGTGATGGCCGAGGTGCCGTCGCTCGCGCTCATGGCCGAGCAGGTGTTCACCTCCGCCGACTTCGTGTCGATCGGCACGAACGACCTGACCCAGTACACGATGGCCGCCGACCGCATGCTCGGCACCGTCGCGTCCTACCAGGACCCGTGGCACCCCGCCGTGCTCCGGCTCGTCGCGCAGCTCGGTTCCGCCGGGGCAGACGCCGGCAAGGCCGTCGGCATCTGCGGCGAGGCCGCGGCCGACCCGCTCCTCGCCGTCGTCCTCGTCGGCCTGGGCGCCACCACCCTGTCCATGACCCCCGCGGCCCTCGCCGACGTGCGCGCCGAACTCGGCAAGCACACGCTCGACCAGGCCCGCGAGATGGCGAAGGCGGCACTCGCCGCGTCGACCGCAGCGGCTGCCAAGTCCGCCGCGGCCGCCGCGCACGCCGTCTAG
- a CDS encoding PTS sugar transporter subunit IIA translates to MPVLQESQIRIHTEDTAPTKSEAMKEAAEILEAAGAVTADYYPAMLEREKSVSTYMGNFLAIPHGTNDAKDAIKSSALSFIRYATPIDWDGNPVRFVVGIAGVNNEHLDILSKIAIVFSDEDEVQKLTDAPDTAAILSILGEVNE, encoded by the coding sequence ATGCCCGTCCTGCAGGAGAGCCAGATCCGGATCCACACCGAGGACACCGCGCCGACCAAGTCGGAGGCGATGAAGGAGGCTGCCGAGATCCTCGAGGCTGCGGGCGCGGTCACCGCGGACTACTACCCGGCGATGCTCGAGCGTGAGAAGAGCGTCTCGACGTACATGGGCAACTTCCTCGCCATCCCGCACGGCACGAACGACGCGAAGGATGCCATCAAGTCGTCGGCGCTCTCGTTCATCCGCTACGCCACCCCGATCGACTGGGACGGCAACCCCGTGCGCTTCGTCGTCGGCATCGCCGGCGTCAACAACGAGCACCTCGACATCCTCTCGAAGATCGCGATCGTGTTCTCCGACGAGGACGAGGTCCAGAAGCTGACCGACGCGCCCGACACCGCCGCGATCCTGTCGATCCTCGGCGAGGTCAACGAGTGA
- a CDS encoding HPr family phosphocarrier protein: MSEATRTVTVASASGLHARPASLFVQTVTASGHQVTIAKGDKSGNAGSILALLGLGIENGDEVTLTVSGDDAEKTADDLVEFLQTDHDAA; this comes from the coding sequence ATGTCCGAAGCCACCCGCACCGTCACCGTCGCCAGCGCGTCCGGCCTGCACGCCCGCCCCGCGTCCCTGTTCGTCCAGACCGTGACCGCGTCCGGCCACCAGGTCACCATCGCGAAGGGCGACAAGTCCGGCAACGCCGGCAGCATCCTCGCGCTGCTCGGCCTCGGCATCGAGAACGGCGACGAGGTCACCCTCACGGTGTCGGGCGACGACGCCGAGAAGACCGCCGACGACCTCGTCGAGTTCCTGCAGACGGACCACGACGCGGCCTGA
- a CDS encoding DeoR/GlpR family DNA-binding transcription regulator: MYAPERHQRIVEQARAQGRVDVKDLAELLEVTPETIRRDLTSLERRGLVRRAHGGAIPVERITLHPGVGDRGGINQAEKMVIAQAALEELPENGSIMIDAGTSTICLAEMLPTDRGLTVVTHSLPVAMAVANRQGLDLHLLGGNIRSDSLAGVGTWTHQLIGMVSVDVAFISINGITPERGLTTHNMAEAAVKSAMIKSARRSILLADHTKFGREEFGRVAPLAAIDTIITDPGVNADLVREVEAAGTEVFWPGRS; encoded by the coding sequence ATGTACGCACCCGAGCGCCACCAGCGCATCGTGGAACAGGCCCGGGCGCAGGGCCGGGTCGACGTGAAGGACCTCGCCGAACTGCTCGAGGTCACGCCGGAGACCATCCGCCGCGACCTGACGAGCCTCGAACGCCGCGGTCTGGTCCGACGGGCACACGGCGGCGCGATCCCCGTCGAGCGGATCACGCTGCACCCCGGGGTCGGCGACCGCGGCGGCATCAACCAGGCCGAGAAGATGGTCATCGCCCAGGCGGCGCTCGAGGAGCTCCCCGAGAACGGCTCGATCATGATCGACGCCGGAACCTCGACCATCTGCCTCGCCGAGATGCTCCCCACCGACCGCGGCCTCACCGTCGTGACGCACTCACTGCCCGTCGCGATGGCGGTCGCGAACCGGCAGGGCCTCGACCTCCACCTCCTCGGCGGCAACATCCGCAGCGACTCGCTCGCGGGCGTCGGCACGTGGACGCACCAGCTCATCGGGATGGTGAGCGTCGACGTCGCGTTCATCAGCATCAACGGCATCACGCCCGAGCGCGGCCTCACGACGCACAACATGGCGGAGGCCGCCGTGAAGTCCGCCATGATCAAGTCGGCCCGGCGGAGCATCCTGCTCGCCGACCACACGAAGTTCGGCCGCGAGGAGTTCGGCCGCGTCGCACCCCTCGCTGCGATCGACACGATCATCACCGACCCCGGCGTCAACGCCGACCTCGTCCGCGAGGTCGAGGCCGCCGGCACCGAGGTGTTCTGGCCCGGTCGTTCCTGA